One Calderihabitans maritimus genomic window carries:
- the fbp gene encoding fructose-1,6-bisphosphate aldolase/phosphatase, whose protein sequence is MSNKVTLTVIKADIGGFVGHSSVHPKVMEKAQEVLAESDLLVDFHVTHVGDDINLIMTHRHGTDSEEIHKLAWDTLVACTEIAKELKLYGAGQDLLADAFSGNVKGMGPGVAEMEFEERKSEPVIVFMADKTEPGAWNYPLYKMFADPFNTIGLVIDPKMHDGFFFEVHDLIENKKVLFSTPEELYDLLVFIGAPGRYCIKSVYSKQGEIAATSSTQRLNLMAGRYVGKDDPVCIVRCQSGLPAVGEALEPFANPHLVSGWMRGSHSGPLMPVSLQECNPTRFDGPPRVVALGFQLAEGKLIGPQDFFADPSYDEARKMANKIANYLRQLGPFEPHRLHLDEMEYTTLPQVSKKLKDRFIDADAPINIKEVAATK, encoded by the coding sequence TTGAGCAACAAAGTTACTCTTACCGTAATCAAAGCAGACATTGGGGGTTTTGTTGGGCATTCCAGTGTTCATCCCAAGGTTATGGAGAAGGCTCAGGAGGTGTTGGCGGAGAGCGATCTGCTGGTAGATTTTCATGTCACTCATGTGGGGGATGATATCAACCTCATTATGACTCACCGCCACGGAACCGATAGTGAAGAGATACATAAACTGGCTTGGGATACATTGGTAGCTTGTACCGAAATCGCTAAAGAATTGAAACTATACGGGGCCGGTCAGGATCTTTTAGCAGACGCCTTTTCCGGTAATGTAAAGGGTATGGGGCCAGGTGTGGCGGAGATGGAATTTGAGGAAAGGAAAAGCGAGCCGGTTATAGTATTTATGGCGGATAAGACTGAGCCTGGTGCCTGGAATTATCCCTTATACAAAATGTTTGCCGATCCTTTCAATACCATCGGGTTGGTTATTGATCCTAAGATGCACGACGGCTTTTTCTTCGAGGTTCACGATTTAATTGAAAATAAAAAGGTTCTTTTCTCAACTCCAGAAGAGCTATATGACCTGTTAGTGTTTATTGGTGCTCCGGGTCGTTATTGCATTAAGTCGGTATATTCCAAGCAAGGTGAAATTGCGGCTACTTCCAGTACCCAGAGGCTTAACCTGATGGCAGGAAGGTATGTAGGTAAAGACGATCCGGTTTGTATTGTTCGTTGTCAGAGCGGACTTCCTGCGGTAGGAGAGGCCTTGGAACCTTTTGCTAATCCTCACCTGGTCTCCGGTTGGATGAGGGGTTCGCACAGCGGCCCTTTAATGCCCGTTTCCCTGCAGGAATGTAATCCTACCCGGTTTGACGGCCCACCTAGGGTAGTGGCTTTAGGCTTTCAGTTAGCTGAGGGTAAGCTGATTGGCCCTCAAGATTTCTTTGCCGATCCGTCTTACGATGAAGCCCGTAAAATGGCCAACAAGATTGCCAATTACCTGCGTCAACTGGGACCGTTTGAACCCCATCGGTTGCATTTAGATGAAATGGAATACACCACTTTACCTCAAGTTTCTAAGAAATTAAAGGATCGATTTATTGATGCCGATGCTCCTATAAACATCAAAGAAGTAGCGGCAACAAAATAG
- a CDS encoding aminotransferase class I/II-fold pyridoxal phosphate-dependent enzyme has translation MPDRKQYRTPIFDAVKKYISDGVIPFHVPGHKQGKGLAELCEYVGENALAMDLTCMPDLDNICNPRGVIREAEDLAAEAYGADRAFFLVNGTTSGIQAMIMTVCQPGDKIIIPRNAHKSALGGLILSGAIPVYIEPELNEDFGISMGVTPEKVRRALETNPDVKALFVIHPNYYGTTSDLARLVEIAHDYEVPVIADEAHGAHFKFHPSLPQSAMEAGADLVASSTHKLAGSMTQSSILLVKEGLVSAQRVKAVLNLSQTTSPSYLLLSSLDVARKQMATRGRELLERTLEITCWIREQLSQIEGLQLLTEEIVGKPGCHDFDPTKITINVQGLGLSGYEMENILRQQYRIQVELSDLYNVIILTSIGDTWEKAKRLVNAFRDIAGKRSLKNVIKYCPPLPPLPEVAVSPREAFYSQTKMIPLYEAEGEISAEAIMAYPPGIPLICPGEIITREIIDYVNILKQEHADLQGTEDPEINQIKVLKPGLALLKPSEEMAGSLG, from the coding sequence ATGCCAGATAGAAAGCAGTACCGTACGCCCATATTTGATGCTGTAAAAAAATATATAAGCGATGGAGTCATTCCCTTTCATGTACCGGGACATAAACAAGGAAAAGGCCTAGCCGAGTTATGCGAGTACGTGGGAGAAAATGCTCTGGCCATGGATCTGACCTGTATGCCAGATTTGGATAATATATGTAATCCGCGTGGTGTTATTAGAGAAGCTGAAGACCTAGCAGCTGAAGCTTATGGAGCAGATCGAGCTTTCTTTTTGGTAAACGGAACTACTTCCGGCATCCAAGCCATGATCATGACGGTTTGCCAACCGGGGGATAAAATTATTATTCCGCGTAATGCTCATAAGTCGGCGTTAGGCGGTTTAATTCTGAGCGGAGCGATTCCTGTCTACATTGAGCCGGAACTTAATGAGGATTTTGGGATTTCCATGGGCGTTACCCCGGAAAAGGTTAGAAGAGCCTTGGAAACCAACCCTGATGTTAAAGCTTTATTTGTTATTCATCCTAATTACTACGGCACTACTTCTGACCTGGCCCGCTTGGTAGAAATTGCTCATGATTACGAAGTTCCGGTGATTGCAGATGAAGCCCACGGTGCCCATTTCAAGTTTCATCCCTCTTTGCCCCAGTCGGCCATGGAAGCGGGAGCCGATCTGGTGGCCAGCAGTACCCATAAACTGGCCGGATCTATGACTCAAAGTTCTATTCTTTTGGTAAAGGAAGGCCTGGTCAGTGCCCAGCGGGTTAAAGCAGTATTAAATCTTTCCCAAACCACCAGCCCTTCCTATCTGCTGCTCAGTTCTCTGGACGTGGCCCGCAAGCAAATGGCTACTCGGGGAAGAGAATTGTTAGAGCGCACTTTGGAGATTACCTGTTGGATTAGAGAACAGTTGAGCCAAATTGAGGGATTGCAGTTATTAACGGAAGAAATCGTAGGAAAACCTGGATGTCATGACTTTGATCCGACCAAGATTACCATCAATGTCCAGGGGTTAGGCCTTTCGGGCTACGAAATGGAAAATATCCTGCGACAGCAGTACAGGATTCAGGTAGAATTGTCTGACCTGTATAACGTAATTATTTTGACTTCCATTGGAGATACTTGGGAAAAAGCTAAAAGACTGGTTAACGCTTTTCGAGACATCGCTGGCAAGCGTTCTTTAAAGAATGTAATTAAATATTGTCCTCCTCTCCCGCCTTTGCCAGAGGTGGCTGTTTCACCCCGGGAAGCCTTTTACAGTCAAACTAAGATGATACCCTTATATGAAGCAGAAGGAGAAATTAGCGCTGAAGCCATAATGGCTTATCCTCCTGGTATTCCATTGATTTGTCCGGGAGAAATTATTACCCGGGAAATTATAGATTATGTGAATATTCTCAAACAGGAACATGCAGACCTGCAGGGTACGGAAGATCCTGAGATAAATCAGATTAAAGTTCTTAAGCCGGGATTGGCTTTGTTGAAACCCTCCGAAGAGATGGCTGGAAGTTTAGGCTAG